TGTACCCGTAGAAGACGTTGAGCCCGACCGGCCGCTCCTCGCCGTCGAGCGCCTGTCGCATCAGGTCCAGCGAGCGGCGCATCTCGTCGGCCCGCTCGACGCCCGCCTCGCAGTTGCCGGTGAGCCGGCCGATTCGCTCGGTCTTCTCCGCGACGAACGAGAGCGACGTCGCCTCTCCGAAGACGTAGACGGGGATTCCCGCGTCGCGGATCTGCTCGACGCGCTCGGCGGCGAAGCCGTAGGTGCTGTTCGGGACCAAGACGAGATCGGGCTCAGCGTTCAGGACCACCTCCACGCTCGGGCCGTTCGCCCCCGAGACGTTCGCCTTCTCGTTCGCGCCGTCGAGGTACGTCGCGTACCGCGAGACGCCGACGACCTCGTCCCGCGCGCCGATCTCCCACATCGTCTGGGCCGCGCTCGGATTGAGCGTCACGACTCGTTGGGGGTCTTCGGGAACCTCGACCTCGGTACCCGTCGCGTCAGTCGTCGCGTAGGGGAACTCGCAGGTCGTCGCGTCGCCGCCGTGCGATTCCACGGGGCCGCCGTCCGCGGCGGTGGCGGCCGCCGCGGGACCGGCGGCGACGGTGACGAGTAGGACAGAGAGCACGAGCGCCTTGCGGAGCATACCGTGGGCTGGACGCCATTGCAACAAGTATTTGCCTAATCCAAGTGAGATTGGGTACTACCGTGACCGTCAGGACGCGCACCGTCGGCTGGTCGGCCGCGCTGACGGCCGTCCTCGCGCTGACGGTCGTCCTGAGCGCCGGCGTCGGCCCGGTGTCGATCCCGGCGCCGACCGTCGCGAAGATCCTGCTCTCTGCGGACCCCTCGCCGCTGGCGTTCGAGCGGGCGATCAGCCGTACGAACCGGCTCATCGTCCTGAACATCCGGCTGCCGCGGATCGTCCTGGCGGCCCTCGTCGGCTTCGCGCTCGCGACCGCGGGCGTGGTGATGCAGGGGTTCTTCCGCAATCCGATGGCCGATCCCTCGATCGTCGGCGTCTCCTCGGGCGCGGCCGTCGGCGCCGTCGCGACGATCGTGCTCCCGTTCGCGTTCCCGTTCGGCCTCGAACTCCAGGGCGCGGCGTTCGTGACGGCCGTCCTGACCGCCTTCGGCGTCTACCTCATCGCCACTCGCGACGGCCGGACGCCGACCGCGACGCTGCTGCTCGCGGGCGTGGCCGTCCAGACGTTCCTGGGGGCGGTCATCTCGCTGTTGCTCCTGCACAGCGGCCAGAGCCTCCGCCGGGTGGTCTACTGGCTGATGGGCCACCTCGGCGGGACGACCTGGGGCGACGTCCGCGCCATCGCCGTCGTCCTCCCGCCGCTCTTCGTCCTCTTGCTCGTGTACGCCCGCGACCTCAACGTCCTCCTCCTCGGCGAGGAGGACGCCCACGCGCTCGGCATCGACGTCGAGCGGACGAAGCGGGTATTGCTCGCGGCGTCGAGCGTCGTCACCGCGGCCGCGGTCGCGGTCACTGGCGTCATCGGCTTCGTCGGGCTCATCGTGCCCCACGCGATGCGGTTGGTCGTCGGCCCCGACCACCGCGTGCTGCTCCCGACGAGCGCGCTCGCGGGCGCGTCGTTCCTCGTCGCCACCGACACGCTGGCGCGCTCGGGCGCGGCGGAGGTCCCGGTCGGGATCGTCACGGCCGCGCTCGGCGCGCCGTTCTTCCTGTATTTGCTCCGCTCGCGGGAGGTGACTGGCCTGTGAGCGATCCGCTCGTCTCCGTCGAGGATCTCCGAGTCGCGTTCGGGTCGCTGACCGTACTCGACGGTATCGACGCGACCGTCGAGCCGGGGTCCTTCGTCGGTCTCGTCGGTCCCAACGGGGCCGGAAAGACCACGCTCCTCCGAACGCTCAACGGGACGGTATCGCCCGACTCGGGCACCGTCTCCGTCGCGGGCGAACGCATCGCGGATCTCTCGTCGAGGGCCGCGAGCCGGCTCGTCGCGACCGTCCCCCAGGACACGAGCGTCGCCTTCGAGTTCGACGTCCGGCAGATCGTCGAGATGGGACGCAACCCCCATCGATCGCGGTTCGGCGGCTGGTCCCGCGCCGACGCCGAGGCCGTCGAGCGCGCGCTGGACCGCGCGGACGTTCGTGAGTTCGTGGAGCGCTCGATCACGACCCTCTCGGGGGGCGAGCGCCAGCGCGTTCTCCTGGCGCGGGCGCTCGCCCAGGAGACGCCGCTGTTGCTCTTGGACGAACCGACCGCGAGCCTCGACATCAATCACCAGGTCCGCACGCTCGAACTACTGCGGAGTCTCGTCGCCGACGGCAAGACCGCGATCACGGCGATCCACGACCTGAACCTCGCGGCCCACTACTGCGACGAACTGCTCCTCCTCTCCGACGGGAAGGTCGCCGCCCAGGGGCCGCCGGAAGCGGTGCTCACAGAACGGGCCCTGGAGGACGCCTTCGACGCCAACGCGGTGGTCTCGCGGCACCCGGTCACGGGGTCGGTGTACGTCACCGCCCTCCCCGACGGGAAGCCGGTCGACGGCACGGACCGCTCCGAACCCGCGGGAGGCGACTCCGAGCGACCCGGCCGCGTCCACGTGATCGGCGGCGGCGGGACGGCCGCGAGGCTCCTCTACGTGCTCGATGCGGCGGGATACGAGGTCACGATCGGGGCGCTCAACGAGGGCGACACCGACACCGAGACCGCTCGGTCTATCGGGCTCGATCCCGTGACCGTTGAGCCCTTCGCCGGCGTCGACCCCGAGACGCGGGCGGCGGTCGAGCGGCGCATCGACGCCGCCGACTGCGTCGTCGTCGCGGACGTCGAGATCGGGACCGGGAACCTCCCGAACCTCCGGGCGGCCACCGCGGCCGACCGAGTGGTGCTCGTCGAGGACCGACCGTTCGACGAGCGGAACTACGTCGGCGAAGAGGCCGCGCGGGTCTACGAGTCGCTCCGGGAACGCGCTCGAACCGTCGCGTCGAAAGACGTCTCGACCGCCGTGGTGGATCTGATCGACCGCGATATGCCTGTTCACAGTGACGGTACCGGAGGCGAGACGGCGGAGCCCGCGCCCCGAGATCGACGGCCGAGCGAGCGATCTCGGTGACCCTCGCCGGGGAGTCGCGTCGCTACGGATTCCGGCGAACGTTTCGGCTCGGTATTGTGTTCGCACACGGCCGACAGATTTTTTATGCGCGGAGTACAAGTGTGGGGTGAGAACGAGGCGGTGGTTCGGTTCTCACCGTCCTCCCGTACCACAAAATGAGTGATGCCCTTCACGCGCGCACGCGCGAGAACGACGAAGAGCGAACGTGGCGCGACCACAGCGCCGACGAGAGCCGTCGCGCTGACCAGAACGAGACGCGGGACCAGGAGTCGACCGAAGAGGAGTCGCTCCAGTGCCCCGAGTGCGGTTCGACAGACCTCGTCACCGACGACGAGCGCGGCGAGACCGTCTGTAACGACTGCGGCTTGGTCGTCGACGAGGACTCGATCGACCGCGGCCCCGAGTGGCGCGCCTTCGACAGCGCCGAACGCGACGAGAAGTCCCGGGTCGGCGCGCCGACGACGAACCTGATGCACGACAAGGGCCTGTCGACCAACATCGGCTGGCAGGACAAAGACGCCTACGGCAACTCCCTGTCGTCGAATCAGCGCCAGAAGATGCAGCGGCTGCGGACCTGGAACGAGCGGTTCCGCACCCGCGACTCGAAGGAGCGCAACCTCAAGCAGGCGCTCGGCGAGATCGACCGGATGGCCTCCGCGCTCGGCCTCCCCGAGAACGTCCGCGAGACCGCGTCGGTCATCTACCGCCGCGCGCTCGACGAGGACCTGCTGCCCGGCCGTTCCATCGAGGGAATCGCGACCGCATCCCTCCACGCGGCCGCCCGGATGGCGCAGGTGCCCCGGAGCATCGACGAGGTCGCGCGGGTCTCCCGCGTCGACGAGGACGAGTTCGAGCGGGCGTACCGCTACGTCGTCCGCGAGCTCTCCCTGGAGATCCAGCCGGCCGATCCCGCCGAATACGTCCCGCGGTTCGCCTCGGATCTTGACATCCCCAAGGAGACCGAGCGGACGGCGAACGACCTCCTGGAGAACGCCAAGCGACAGAACGTCCACTCCGGGAAGTCGCCGGTCGGCCTCGCGGCCGCCGCGCTCTACGCCGCCGCACAGTTGACCAACGAGGAGCTGACCCAAGCGGACGTGAGCGAGGTGACCGACATCTCGGAGGTCACGATCCGCAACCGCTATCAGGAACTGCTCGAAGCCTGGGACCTCGACTCGCCGCACGGCGGTCGAAGCGGCGCCGCCGAGGCTTAGGCCCGACAAATCCGTTTGTCGTCGACGGCGACGCATCGAAACCGCGCGGCCACTACTCCTCGACGACCACGACGCCCTTCATCCCGAGCGTCTCGTGGGGCGTGCAGTAGTACTTCACCGTGCCGGCTTCCTCGAAGGTCTGTGAGAACGTGAAGCCCTCCTCTTGGGTCTGCTCCGACTCGAAGGAGCCGTCCTCGGCGACGACGTTGTGGAGGCTCCCTCGGCCGGTCCACTCCCAGACGACGGTCGTGCCGGTCGAGACGCGGATCGCCGCGGGGCCGTACCCGTAGTAGGCGCCGTTGGCCTCGACCCCGACGTCGACGGTGACCTCCGACTGGCCGGTCCGGTCGACGACGCCGTCGTAGTTGGACGTCTCCGAGAGGTAGCCGTCGAACGAGGGCGTGCCGCCGCCTCCGCCGCCGGAGCCCGAATCGCCGTCGGATCCCGAGCCGCCGTTCGAGCCCGAGTCGCCGTCGGACCCGCCGGACCCGCCGGAGCCGCCCGAGCCGGAACAGCCGGCGAGACCGACACCGGCCGCGGTTACTACGCCGACGAATCCCCGCCGTGTGAGGTGGGTTCGCGTCATCGGCCGAGTTTGGGACCTGCCTCATAAGTCGGTGCTGACTCGTTCTCAGTTTCCGAAAACGGCCGGAACCCGTTCGGGGATGGGCCTACGTGTGTACGACGATGAGTGAGACGAGTGAGGAACGACGGATGCGCATGACCGAACCCCGCGGCGACACGACGCCCGAGTGGGAGGTGTTCTGCCGGTCCGCAGAGAGCGAGCCGCTCAGCCACGTCGGGAGCGTGTCGGCGCCGACAGAAGAGGTGGCCCGCGAGCAGGCGGAGTCGCTGTTCGGGTGGACGGCGCACACGCTCTGGCTCTGTCGCGCCGACGACGTCGCCCGATTCACCGCCCGGGACCTGGGTGCCGAATCCGACGCGGCGGCCAACGCCGACGCGGAAACCGCCGGAGGTGAGTCCCGATGATCTCGATCAGCAAACTCCTCTGTGACCTCGACGCCGAGGGCGACGGGCTCCGCTACGACGACGGCCGCGACTCCGCGAAGGAACAGATCACAGAAGAGCGGACGACGAAGCCGGTCGTCGTCTGGAACCTCACGCGGCGCTGCAACCTCTACTGCGAGCACTGCTACGCCGGGGCCGACCTCGACGCCGCGCCCGGCGAGCTCACGACCGCCGAGGGCAAGCAGCTGCTCGACGAACTCGCGGACTACGGCGTCCCGGTCGTGCTCTTTTCGGGCGGCGAGCCGCTCGTCCGCGACGACCTCGAAGAGCTGGTCGGCCACGCCGCTGACCGCGGCATCCGCCCCGTGCTCTCGACGAACGGCACGCTCGCGACGCCCGAGCGTGCTCAGGCGCTCCGCGCGGCCGGCCTGAAGTACGCGGGCGTCTCCGTCGACGGGATGCCCGAGCGCAACGACGCCTTCCGCGGCGAGGAGGGCGCCTTCGACGCCGCCGTGCGGGGCATCGAGAACTTCCTCGACGCGGGGCTGAAGACCGGGCTCCGGTACACCATCACCGAGAAGAACGCCGCCGATATGGAGTCGGTCGTCGACCTGCTCTCGGAGGTCGGCCTCGATCGCTTCTGCTTTTACCACCTCGATTACGGCGGCCGCGGCGGCGAGATCGCGGACGCGGACCTCTCGCCCGAGGAGCGGCGCCGGGCGGTCGAGCGGCTCTGTGAGATGACCCTCGACTACCACCGGAACGGAGAGGAGATCGAGACCCTGCTCGTCGGCAACTACTGCGACGCCGCGTTCCTCGTCGAGTACGCCCGCGAGCACTTCGGCGAGGCGAAGGCCGACGCCGTCCGCCGGTACCTCGAAGTGAACGGCGGCGACCCGACCGGCGAGCGCGTCGCCGACGTCGACTACCAGGGCAACGTCCACCCGACGCAGTTCTGGCAGGGGTACAGCCTCGGCAACGTCCGCGACCGGCCGTTCGGCGCCATCTGGGAGGACGAGTCGAACCCCCTCCTGCGCGCGCTCCGCAACCGCGAGGCGCACCTCTCGGGGCGCTGTGCGAGCTGTCAGTACCAGGACATCTGCCGCGGCGGCTCCCGGCTCCGCGCGATCGCCGCCGAGGGCGACGTCTTCGGTCCCGACCCGCAGTGTTACCTGACGCCGCGAGAGCGCCTCGGACCCGCCGCCGACCCGAGCGGCTCCGCGGCCGACTGACGAAATCGCAGAATCGACCGCCCGGACCGTTTTGCGACCGCTCGCGAGTCGACGTAGCGCCGTCGGCACAAGACTTAGATACTGTGTCGCGGTAACACAGACCAAATGACCGACAGCGACCTCACGTTTCCGGCGTGCTGTTCGGTCTGTCCGTACCGGAGCGCGTTCACGGCGTCCTGTACGCACGACCTCCGGCAGGCCGTGGTCGCCGAGATCGACGAGTCGCGTCCGTGTCCGATCTACGCCGAGGAGAAGACCGACGCGATGCGGCGACTGGCCGAGTCGTTGTAGCCCAGCGAGCGGAGTCCGGCGACGGCGGACCGTCAGCTCTCGGCCGGGACGTTCTCCAGTCGCACCGTCCGGTCGGTGACGGTCGCCCCCGACTCCCGGTACGTGACGGCCGTGACCGCCAGGCTCGCGGGCGATTCACCCGTCGGCAGTTCCCAGGTGTTCGTCAGCTCCCGCGTCTCTCCCGGCGGGATCTGCCCGGACGAAGCGCGCTCCTCGACGGTCGTCCCGTCGTCTGTCGTCACCGTGCTCAGGCGGAGTTCGTAGGGCGCCTCGCCCGCGTTCTCGACGTCGACGACCAGCTCGAACGTCCAGGAGCCGTCGTCGCTGATGTGGACGACCGCGTCGGTCACGATCTCGGTCGGCGCCGTCTCGGGCAGCAGTTCGTCGCCGATACCGACGCCCTGGGGCGGCGACGTCGTCGTGGTCGCCGTCGCCTCGCTTTCGCTTCCGTCGCCGCCGAACAGCCGCTCTCGGATCAGCCCGAGGAAGGTCGTCGCCTCGATCGCGATCGGGATGCCGATCCCGAGGCCGACCAGGATGCGGATCAGCCACCGCCGGCTCACGTCGTCGTCAGCGTCGCTCATCCGTGCGTTGGTGTGCGGTCGCCGAAAGCGGTCTCGTCGGGCAGGTCACGTCGGGAAGGGGACGCTTCCGGGCGTGAGGATCCCGTTCTCGATCATCCCCCACAGCGGGAGCCCGTAGGCGATCACCACGAGCACGACCGCGATGGCCGCCCACAGACGGAGGTTGTCGAGCACGCGCGGTCCGTCGTCTGCCCCGGACAGCGGCGCCGGAATCGAGCCGTTGACCCGGAGCTGGCCGGCGCCGCGGCGGGAGAGCCACGTCCCGAGCATCACGACCAGGAACATCGCCAGCCCGAGGAACAGGAGCGTGCCGCCGATCGCGATCTGCAGCTGCATCTCGGCGATGCTCCCGAGGACCGGATCGAACGCGCCCGCGCCGGCGTCGCCGAACAGCGGCTTAGCGGTCCGGCGCGGCAGTCCGGCGAGTCCGCCGCGGTGCATCGCGTTCGACATCAGCGTCATCCCCAGGAACCACACGTAGGGCTGGGCCATCGCGATGCGCCGGTGCTGGAGGCGCTTGCCCGTGAGCTGCGGGTAGAGCCAGTAGGCCGACGCCATCGCCGTCAGCGCGAACGCGGTGCCGACGGTGAGGTGGAAGTGACCGGGCACCCACAGCGTGTTGTGGATGAGGTAGTTGATGTTCATCCCGGCGTTGATCATCCCCGAGAAGCCGCCGGCGGCGAACATCAGCCCCGCGAGCGCCATCCCCGAGAACGCCGGCTTGTCCCAGGGGAGCGCGCGGAGCCAGCCGAGGTAGCCCTTGCCGCCGCGCTGGCGCGCCCCGTGTTCGAGCGACGCCACGACGGTGAACGCCGTCAAGAGCGAGGGGAGCAACAGCATCATCGTGTTCGTCATCGCGATGAACTTGAAGCCCTCGGCGATGCCGGGGTCGACGTACTGGTGGTGGAACCCGACCGGCGTCGACAGCAGGACGAACAGCACGAACACGACCCGCGCGAGGGGGTCGCTGAACAGCCGGCCGCCGGCGAGCTTCGGCAGCACCGTGTACCAGGCCAGATAGCCCGGCAGGAGCCAGAAGTACACGACGGGGTGGCCGAAGTACCAGAACAGCGTCCGCGTCAGGAGCGGGTCGATCTCGCTGATCCACCCCAGCGACCACGGGATCAGGAAGACGACCACCTCGATGGCGACCCCGAGCGTGGAGAGGTACCACATGATGAACGTCGTCAGCACCATGAACGTCTGCAGCGGGATCCGCGAGTCCGGGTTCTCCCGCCGCCAGTCGCGGTACATCATGAAGTACTCGACCCCGACGATCCAGGAGCCGACGATGAGGAGCGCGGCGCCGACGTAGAACGCCGGGCTCGCCTTCAGCGGGACGTAGAAGGTGTAGAGCACGTCCGCGGAGTCGAACGGGAGGCCGGGGGCGAAGCCGTTCAGGATCGAGATCGCCGCGAGCGCGGTCCCGACGAACATCGAGCCGAACCCGAGCCACGCCAGTTTCGGGTTCGACATCGGCCGGTCGAGGCTCCGGGTGACGGCCCAAAGGAAGAACCCGCAGATGAAGAACGTCGTGAACACGAGCGCCAGCAGGACGCCGTGGCCGGTCAGGACCGTGTAGTACTGCGAGGCGTTGATCGGGAGCAGCGACCGGAGCGTGTTCGTCCGGTAGAGCGCCTGCAGGAGCCCGAAGAACCCCCCGAGCGCGAGCGCGACGAACGCGACCGCGAAGTGCCATCTCGTGAGCCGTGCGACCTCCGGATAGTCGTCGACGAACGTCATTGGTCGGTCACCTCCTGTGACTCCATATCGAACTGGTCGCGGGGGACCACCTCGACGGTGCCGCGCATCGTGTGGTGGGCCGCCCCGCAGTACTCGTTACAGACGATGTGGTACGTCCCGGGCTCGTCGAAGTTGACGGTGACCTCCGCGACCTGCCCCGGGATGACCATCGTGTTGACGTTCGTCCCGGCGAGGTTGAAACCGTGGGTCACGTCCGGGCTGCTGACGTAGAAGGTCACGTCGGTGTCGGCCGGGACGCGGATGGGCGAGTTCGTTCCCGGCTGGAACGCGAACTGCTGTGCGCGGACGTAGACGTCGTAGCCGCCGTCGTCGGCCTCGTAGACGCCCGGCTCGCGGAAGTTCTCGGAGTCGGTCAGCGCCGACGGATCGACGATGCCGCCGGAGTCGTCGACCATCGCGACGCCGGGGCCGACCGCCCCGTAGACGATCGTCGCGATCAGGACGACGATGAGCAGCAGCGATGCACCAAACCAGAGTTTCTCGAATCTGTGTATCTCCATCGTTGTCTCACCCGATTACCGTCGGTCCGTTCCCGAGGAACTCCACGAAGTATATGAACACCCACAGCCCCAGGAGTATGAGGAAGTACACGACGATGAGCGACGCCGTCCCGACGGGGTCGTAGTCGTCGTGACCGATCTCGGCGACCGGCTCCTCCGGGGGTGCTTCGGGCGTCCCCGTGCCCGTCTCCTCGTCGTCCTCGCCGAACGACGGTTCGTACTCGACCTCCCCGGCGTCTTCGCCCCGGTAGAAGCTCGCGATGATCGGCGCGAGCATCCCGAGGAGGATCGTCCCCGAGAAGAGGACCTCCCAGAGGGAGATCCCGCCGCCGACCGTGCCCGTGGGGCCGCCGTCGCCGCCGGCCCCGCTCGGTGCCGGCCCCACGACGACGGCCGCCTTCATCCCGAGCGAGAGGTGGGGCTCGCAGTAGTACTTGTAGATGCCCTGCGTCTCGAAGGTGTGGCTGTAGGAGAACCCCTGATTCTCGATGGCCTCGTAGCCCTCCCAGCCCGCCCCGTCGGGCTGTGACTCGACGAGGATGTTGTGAGTGTTCGAGACCCACTCGAAGTTCACCGTGGTCCCGGGAGAGACGCGGACCGCGGCCGGCCCGTACGCGAAGGAGCCACCGTTGCCCTGGGAGCCGACTTGGATCGTGACCTCGTCTTGGCCCGTCCGGTCGACGGTCGTCCCGTCGTAGTTGCTCACCGCGCCCCCGGACGCGTCGCTCGTGAACCATCCGTCGTAGTTTCCGACGGCGACGCCGCCGCCGCTTTCCCCGCCGCCGGAGCCGGAACCGGAGCTGACGACGATGGCGGCCTTCATCCCGAGCGAGAGGTGGGGCTCGCAGTAGTACTTGTAGATGCCCTCGGTCTCGAAGGTGTGCGTGTAGGAGAACCCCTGATTCTCGATGGCCTCGTAGCCCTCCCAGCCCGCGCCGTCGGGCTGGGACTCGACGAGGATGTTGTGGGTGTTCGAGACCCACTCGAAGACGACCTCGGTCCCGGGCGAGATCTCGACGGCGGGCGGCCCGTAGGCGAAGGAACCGCCGTTGCCCTGGGAACCGACCTGGATCGTGACCTGATCCTGGCCCGTCCGGTCGACGGTCGTCCCGTCGTAGTTGTCTACTGCTCCGCCCCTGGCGTTGCTCGTGAACCATCCGCCGTACTCCTGGGCCGTGGCCGCCCCCGTCGCCGCCGTCCCCGCGGCGACGGCGGTCGCGGATCCGGCGGCCGCACGGAGGAGCCCGCGGCGCGAAACGCTCGTGTCTTTGCCTATCATAGTGCTATCTCGACTGATCGAAAGCGACTACCGAAGCAGTCCGTGGCAAACGGTCGCATACAGAACACCGGCCGGACGGATCGACGACCGACGCCGCCCGTTCGGTCACGGCGCGTGACCGATCCCGGCCGTCTCTGACGGCCGTAGCGACCGACTCCCGTGCTACGCTTTCGTCCACGCCCGACGTTCCTCGCGTGTGGGTTAAAAAGGGATACTATATTCTCAGTCGGTGAAAACAGCGTCAACTACTAAGCCCGCGGGCCCCACACCGGAGTGTATGAACCTCGGGCCACAGTTCGTCGCCGCAGTCCTGTTGCTCGCGCTCGTCCCGGTGGCCGCGTTCGCGCTCGCGCAGACGGGGATGGCCGCCGTGGCGCTCGTGAACGTGCTGCTGATCTTCGGCTGCCTGTACTACGTCCTCTCGGTTCGGGACGAGCCGCTGTCGCCGGTCGGGGAGTAGTCCCGCGATGACCGCCGGGACGACGGGCGCCGCGGTCCCGGACGTCGGCGTCGCGGCGCTCTTCGTCGTCGGCCTGTTCGGCGGCGCGCACTGCTTGGGGATGTGCGGACCGCTGGTGACGATGTACGGCGAACGGTTCGAGAGCGACGGCCGCGGACCGACCGCCCGGGCGCTCCGCCAACACGCGCTGTTCAACGCCGGCCGCACCCTGAGCTACGCCGCCATCGGGGCCCTGCTCGGCGCGCTCGGCGGCGCGGTCGTCAACGCGGGCGCGCTCGTGTCCGCCGGGACGCTCGTCCGGGGCGCGGCGGGGATCGTCGTCGGCGCGGTCGTGATCGCCGTCGGCGTCAGCTACGTGACGGGCGGCGGCATCGATCTTGCAGGCGGGTCCGTCCCGGTCGTCGGCGACGTCTTCGCCGCGGTCTCCGCCCGGCTCACGGCGCGCGTAGACACGTGGGCGACGGGACCGAAGATCGCCGGCCTTGGGGCGATGCACGGACTGCTCCCGTGTCCGATCCTCTATCCGGCGTTCCTCTACGCGCTGTCGACCGGCTCGGCCGTCTCCGGCGGCCTGGCGCTCGGCGCGCTCGGGCTCGGGACGTTCCCGTCGCTGTTCGTCTACGGGACCGTGCTCGATTCGGTCGGCGCGCCGCTCAGGCGACGGCTCCACCGCGGCATCGGCGTCGCCTTCGTGATCGCCGGGACGATCCCGCTCGCGAAGGGGCTGACCGCGCTCGGGTGGGCCGTGCCGCACATCCCGCTGCCGATGCCGCCGATGCCGACCTGACGACGACGAACCACACCGATGACCTGCACGCTCTGTGACCTTCCGACGCCCGATCCGCCCCTCACCGACCCCGAGGTCCCCGGCGAGTACTGCTGTCGGGGCTGTCTGGAGGTCGCGCGGACGGTCGAGGACCCGACGGACGTCGACGGCGAGACGGCCGCCGAGCCGGTCGACGCCGGCCCCGACGACGCCGAGGGGGAGACCGCCTTCCTCTCGGTGTCGGGGATGCACTGTGCGACCTGCGAGGCGTTCATCGAGTCCCGCGCGACCGACCGCGCGGGCGTCCGGTCGGCCTCGGCGAGCTACCCGACCGAGACGGTCAAGGTGACCTACGACCCCGACGAGACCGACCGCGAGGCGATCGCGGCCGCGATCAGCGGGCTGGGCTATCGCGCCGACGCCAGGGACGTCGGCGACGACGCGGACGAGACGGTCTCGACGGGGCGCCTGCTCGTCGGCGGCTTCTTCGGGATGATGACGATGCTGTGGTACCTCCTCTTCCTGTACCCCGTCTATCTGGGGGTCTCGCCGGAGCTGTTGCTGTTCGACCTCTCTGGCTCGGCCGGCGCGTACCTCGTCGCGAACGTCTGGCTGATGGCGACGGTCGTGCTCAGCTACACCGGCTACCCCCTGTTCCGCGGCGCCTACGTGAGCCTCCGAGCCGGCCACCCGAATATGGATCTGCTGGTCGCGCTCGCGGCGGCCGCCGCCTACGCGTACAGCACCGTCGTCGCCCTGGTCGGCGGGATGGAGGTGTACTTCGACGTGGCTGTGGTGGTGGTGCTCGCGGTCGCCGTCGGCAACTACTACGAGGGGGCAATCAAGCGCCGCGCG
This is a stretch of genomic DNA from Halobellus sp. MBLA0158. It encodes these proteins:
- a CDS encoding b(o/a)3-type cytochrome-c oxidase subunit 1, encoding MTFVDDYPEVARLTRWHFAVAFVALALGGFFGLLQALYRTNTLRSLLPINASQYYTVLTGHGVLLALVFTTFFICGFFLWAVTRSLDRPMSNPKLAWLGFGSMFVGTALAAISILNGFAPGLPFDSADVLYTFYVPLKASPAFYVGAALLIVGSWIVGVEYFMMYRDWRRENPDSRIPLQTFMVLTTFIMWYLSTLGVAIEVVVFLIPWSLGWISEIDPLLTRTLFWYFGHPVVYFWLLPGYLAWYTVLPKLAGGRLFSDPLARVVFVLFVLLSTPVGFHHQYVDPGIAEGFKFIAMTNTMMLLLPSLLTAFTVVASLEHGARQRGGKGYLGWLRALPWDKPAFSGMALAGLMFAAGGFSGMINAGMNINYLIHNTLWVPGHFHLTVGTAFALTAMASAYWLYPQLTGKRLQHRRIAMAQPYVWFLGMTLMSNAMHRGGLAGLPRRTAKPLFGDAGAGAFDPVLGSIAEMQLQIAIGGTLLFLGLAMFLVVMLGTWLSRRGAGQLRVNGSIPAPLSGADDGPRVLDNLRLWAAIAVVLVVIAYGLPLWGMIENGILTPGSVPFPT
- a CDS encoding cytochrome c oxidase subunit II — its product is MEIHRFEKLWFGASLLLIVVLIATIVYGAVGPGVAMVDDSGGIVDPSALTDSENFREPGVYEADDGGYDVYVRAQQFAFQPGTNSPIRVPADTDVTFYVSSPDVTHGFNLAGTNVNTMVIPGQVAEVTVNFDEPGTYHIVCNEYCGAAHHTMRGTVEVVPRDQFDMESQEVTDQ
- a CDS encoding halocyanin domain-containing protein, which codes for MIGKDTSVSRRGLLRAAAGSATAVAAGTAATGAATAQEYGGWFTSNARGGAVDNYDGTTVDRTGQDQVTIQVGSQGNGGSFAYGPPAVEISPGTEVVFEWVSNTHNILVESQPDGAGWEGYEAIENQGFSYTHTFETEGIYKYYCEPHLSLGMKAAIVVSSGSGSGGGESGGGVAVGNYDGWFTSDASGGAVSNYDGTTVDRTGQDEVTIQVGSQGNGGSFAYGPAAVRVSPGTTVNFEWVSNTHNILVESQPDGAGWEGYEAIENQGFSYSHTFETQGIYKYYCEPHLSLGMKAAVVVGPAPSGAGGDGGPTGTVGGGISLWEVLFSGTILLGMLAPIIASFYRGEDAGEVEYEPSFGEDDEETGTGTPEAPPEEPVAEIGHDDYDPVGTASLIVVYFLILLGLWVFIYFVEFLGNGPTVIG
- a CDS encoding sulfite exporter TauE/SafE family protein, with the protein product MTAGTTGAAVPDVGVAALFVVGLFGGAHCLGMCGPLVTMYGERFESDGRGPTARALRQHALFNAGRTLSYAAIGALLGALGGAVVNAGALVSAGTLVRGAAGIVVGAVVIAVGVSYVTGGGIDLAGGSVPVVGDVFAAVSARLTARVDTWATGPKIAGLGAMHGLLPCPILYPAFLYALSTGSAVSGGLALGALGLGTFPSLFVYGTVLDSVGAPLRRRLHRGIGVAFVIAGTIPLAKGLTALGWAVPHIPLPMPPMPT